From the genome of Vicia villosa cultivar HV-30 ecotype Madison, WI linkage group LG2, Vvil1.0, whole genome shotgun sequence, one region includes:
- the LOC131649889 gene encoding probable indole-3-acetic acid-amido synthetase GH3.1 encodes MAVDSTISSPLGPPACEKDAKALRFIEEMTRNADAVQERVLAEILSRNAETEYLKRFKLDGATDRETFKKKIPVITYDDVQPEIQRIANGDRSPILSAHPISEFLTSSGTSAGERKLMPTIKEELDRRQLLYSLLMPVMNLYVPGLDKGKGLYFLFVKSETRTPGGLLARPVLTSYYKSEHFKTRPYDPYNVYTSPNEAILCPDSFQSMYTQMLCGLIEHNQVLRLGAVFASGLLRAIRFLQLNWVELAHDIRTGTLNSKITDPKLKAHMEDVIKPDPKLASFVIQECNKENWEGIITRIWPNTKYLDVIVTGAMAQYIPTLNYYSGGLPLSCTMYASSECYFGLNLNPMCKPSEVSYTIMPNMAYFEFLPHNSGSTRIVDLADVEVGKEYELVITTYAGLNRYRVGDILRVTGFHNSAPQFHFVRRKNVLLSIDSDKTDESELQKAVENASKLLVEFNTSVVEYTSYADTETIPGHYVIYWELLSKDSSNSPSQEVLNRCCLEMEESLNSVYRQCRVADHSIGPLEIRVVKSGTFEELMDYAISRGASINQYKVPRCVNFTPIMELLDSRVVSVHFSQDLPHWTPERRR; translated from the exons ATGGCTGTGGACTCAACAATTTCATCTCCATTAGGTCCACCTGCGTGTGAGAAAGACGCAAAGGCACTTCGATTCATCGAAGAAATGACTCGAAATGCTGACGCCGTTCAAGAAAGGGTACTAGCTGAGATTTTAAGCCGAAACGCCGAGACAGAGTACCTTAAACGCTTCAAACTTGACGGCGCTACCGACCGTGAAACATTCAAGAAAAAGATTCCTGTCATCACGTACGATGATGTTCAACCCGAGATTCAAAGAATCGCCAATGGTGATCGCTCTCCAATTCTCTCAGCTCATCCCATCTCTGAATTTCTAACAAg TTCTGGAACTTCAGCGGGTGAGAGAAAACTGATGCCAACAATTAAGGAGGAGTTGGATCGTCGCCAACTTCTATACAGCCTTCTCATGCCAGTAATGAACCT TTACGTACCAGGATTAGACAAAGGAAAAGGCTTATACTTTTTATTCGTGAAATCCGAAACAAGGACACCGGGTGGGTTATTAGCTCGCCCAGTTCTCACAAGCTACTACAAAAGTGAACATTTCAAGACACGACCCTACGACCCATACAATGTCTACACAAGTCCAAATGAAGCTATCCTCTGCCCCGACTCATTCCAAAGTATGTACACTCAAATGTTATGTGGACTCATCGAACACAATCAAGTCCTCCGCCTCGGCGCCGTCTTCGCCTCTGGTCTCCTCCGCGCAATTCGGTTCCTTCAATTGAACTGGGTTGAACTAGCCCATGACATACGAACTGGAACTTTGAATTCAAAAATAACCGACCCGAAATTAAAAGCCCATATGGAGGATGTCATTAAGCCCGACCCAAAATTGGCTTCATTTGTGATTCAAGAATGTAACAAAGAAAATTGGGAAGGAATCATCACAAGAATATGGCCTAACACGAAATACTTAGATGTCATTGTAACTGGCGCTATGGCTCAATACATTCCGACACTTAATTACTACAGTGGTGGTTTACCTCTTTCTTGTACTATGTATGCTTCCTCGGAATGCTACTTCGGGCTCAACCTTAATCCAATGTGCAAGCCCTCCGAGGTTTCTTACACGATCATGCCAAACATGGCTTACTTCGAGTTCCTACCGCACAACTCGGGGTCAACAAGGATCGTTGACCTTGCTGACGTGGAAGTTGGAAAAGAGTACGAGCTTGTGATAACAACTTACGCGGGGTTGAACCGTTACCGAGTCGGTGACATTCTCCGAGTCACCGGGTTTCATAATTCAGCACCACAGTTTCACTTCGTACGTCGTAAGAACGTGTTGTTAAGTATTGACTCGGATAAAACAGATGAGTCGGAGCTACAAAAAGCGGTGGAGAATGCTTCGAAGTTGCTTGTGGAGTTCAACACGAGTGTGGTGGAGTACACGAGTTACGCTGACACGGAAACGATTCCGGGTCATTACGTTATTTACTGGGAGTTGTTGAGTAAAGACTCGTCGAACTCTCCGAGTCAGGAGGTGTTGAATCGATGTTGTTTGGAAATGGAGGAATCTTTGAATTCGGTGTATAGGCAGTGTAGAGTTGCGGATCATTCGATTGGGCCATTGGAAATAAGGGTTGTGAAGAGTGGAACTTTTGAGGAGCTTATGGATTATGCAATCTCAAGAGGTGCTTCAATAAATCAATATAAGGTTCCAAGGTGTGTGAATTTTACTCCTATAATGGAACTTTTGGATTCTAGGGTGGTTTCTGTTCACTTTAGTCAAGATTTGCCGCATTGGACCCCTGAAAGGAGAAGatga